The following proteins come from a genomic window of Proteiniphilum propionicum:
- a CDS encoding endonuclease/exonuclease/phosphatase family protein: MPARNKKPTFKEVVKWIIFATNVVAIILLFSSFLSWNISPLKTNLFSYIGLGFGIIFFLNAGYLAFWIIFSKWKLAFVSLAAIMLCHKPVTTFFPLNIKSPKVPENTIKVLTYNVQGFPEERNKNTTDHPILDYISSTDADIVCLQEYLVSKTGQSIFSQRDVNRILNKYPYRSVTGLESSGKYHIFGLACFSKYPIEKTQEVVFESSYNGAAIYTINIDGARYAVANVHLESNSIKDEDKKLYSDFLQNSDSVKLEQVTTNIRAKLGGAYRMRVNQVEKVKRLIDAQDARGTIICGDFNDTPISYAYSQMKKGLKDAYVSTAFGPGITYHEDLFLFRIDYILHSTNIYAYATKVDKIKYSDHYPLRTHLRLKN, from the coding sequence ATGCCAGCAAGAAATAAAAAGCCAACATTCAAAGAGGTTGTAAAGTGGATTATTTTTGCCACTAACGTGGTAGCTATAATCTTGCTTTTCAGCTCATTCCTCTCATGGAATATTTCTCCACTGAAAACAAACCTATTCTCTTACATAGGGCTGGGATTCGGAATTATATTTTTTTTAAATGCCGGATACCTTGCATTTTGGATCATTTTCTCGAAATGGAAGCTAGCTTTTGTTTCCCTGGCAGCCATTATGCTATGCCATAAGCCTGTAACTACATTTTTCCCCTTGAATATTAAATCTCCTAAAGTCCCTGAGAATACAATTAAGGTTCTTACATATAATGTGCAGGGATTTCCTGAAGAGAGAAACAAGAATACAACTGACCACCCAATCTTGGATTATATCTCCAGCACCGACGCCGACATAGTTTGTCTGCAGGAGTACCTGGTAAGCAAAACGGGACAGTCCATTTTCTCGCAACGCGACGTGAATCGTATACTAAATAAATACCCCTATCGTTCGGTTACAGGTTTGGAATCTTCCGGGAAATATCATATCTTCGGGCTGGCATGTTTCTCAAAATACCCGATAGAGAAAACCCAAGAGGTAGTATTTGAGTCCTCTTACAACGGGGCTGCTATATATACTATTAATATTGACGGAGCGAGATATGCCGTTGCCAATGTGCACCTGGAATCAAACAGCATTAAAGATGAAGATAAAAAACTTTACAGCGATTTCCTTCAGAACTCCGATTCGGTGAAACTGGAACAGGTAACCACTAACATCAGGGCGAAACTGGGCGGAGCTTACAGAATGCGAGTGAATCAAGTAGAAAAGGTGAAACGGTTAATCGATGCACAGGATGCCCGGGGGACTATCATCTGCGGTGATTTTAACGATACTCCCATTTCGTATGCATACAGTCAGATGAAGAAGGGTTTGAAAGATGCTTACGTCTCCACCGCTTTTGGACCGGGTATCACTTATCATGAGGATTTATTCCTCTTTCGTATAGATTATATTTTGCACAGTACAAATATATATGCCTACGCCACAAAGGTTGATAAAATTAAATATTCTGATCACTATCCTCTCAGGACTCACTTAAGATTAAAAAACTGA
- a CDS encoding rhomboid family protein, which translates to MADFIDTLKYKYKTGSVMTRLIFINVLVFVVIKIFHVVFTLFNVYAIDLITFLGIPSHIPLLLNRFWTPITYMFVHEGFLHLLFNMLWLYWFGHIFQQYFSGRTLGSLYVLGGLAGALLYVAAFNTIPYYLDMGRGWMIGASAAVMAIVMGTAFYRPDVQVNLLFLGPVKIIYIAVFAFVLDFISLGSPTNPGGHVAHIGGALSGYIFAIQYKKGKDITHWMGRIIDLFVDLFKPRKRGSTLRVKSSRRETDWEYNKRKHTEQEEIDAILDKLKQSGYSSLSAEEKKKLFNASKK; encoded by the coding sequence ATGGCAGATTTTATTGATACGCTGAAATATAAATACAAAACAGGTAGTGTGATGACAAGGCTGATCTTCATCAACGTTCTTGTTTTTGTAGTTATAAAAATATTCCACGTGGTTTTTACATTATTCAATGTTTACGCCATAGACCTTATTACGTTTCTGGGAATACCATCTCATATACCTTTACTGCTAAACAGGTTCTGGACACCCATAACCTATATGTTCGTTCATGAAGGGTTTCTTCATCTCCTGTTTAATATGCTATGGTTATACTGGTTCGGTCATATTTTCCAGCAGTATTTCTCCGGAAGGACATTAGGCAGCCTGTATGTGCTGGGAGGACTGGCGGGCGCCTTGCTCTATGTAGCAGCCTTTAATACAATTCCATATTACCTTGACATGGGCAGGGGATGGATGATTGGAGCATCGGCGGCAGTGATGGCAATTGTTATGGGCACCGCTTTTTATCGTCCCGACGTTCAGGTTAATCTTCTTTTTCTTGGGCCGGTGAAGATTATATATATTGCTGTCTTTGCGTTTGTACTTGATTTCATTTCACTGGGCAGTCCTACCAATCCCGGTGGACATGTAGCACATATAGGCGGAGCATTGTCCGGGTATATTTTTGCCATTCAGTACAAAAAAGGGAAAGATATAACACACTGGATGGGCAGGATAATCGACCTGTTTGTAGACCTGTTCAAACCACGGAAGAGGGGGAGTACTTTAAGAGTAAAAAGTTCCCGTCGCGAAACCGATTGGGAATACAATAAGCGCAAACATACCGAACAGGAAGAAATAGATGCAATTTTAGATAAGTTGAAACAATCGGGATACAGTAGTCTTTCCGCCGAGGAAAAAAAGAAACTTTTCAATGCCAGCAAGAAATAA
- a CDS encoding rhomboid family intramembrane serine protease — protein sequence MNNSRNSFAGILPVVTKNIIIINGIVWLAQFVLLQRTGIDLSNKFGLHFIGSEHFRIYQLVTYMFLHDPYSFSHVFFNMFAVFMFGRTLEQVWGSRRFIAYYLVTGIGAGLVQMLIIYFRIQAILPQEMFSLVNSVTVGASGAVFGILLAFGMLFPNAQLFIIPFPFPIKAKWFVIGYGLLELFFGVANRSGDNVAHFAHLGGMLFGIFMILYWRKTDKRHGRFY from the coding sequence ATGAATAATTCAAGAAATAGCTTTGCAGGAATACTTCCTGTAGTTACTAAAAACATCATTATCATAAACGGAATCGTATGGTTGGCTCAGTTTGTGTTGTTGCAAAGAACAGGTATAGACCTCTCAAATAAGTTCGGGCTACATTTTATTGGTTCGGAACATTTCCGTATCTATCAGCTTGTCACCTATATGTTCCTGCACGATCCCTATTCTTTCTCGCATGTATTCTTCAACATGTTTGCAGTCTTCATGTTTGGACGAACACTGGAACAAGTGTGGGGTTCAAGGCGGTTCATCGCTTACTACCTGGTTACAGGAATTGGTGCAGGACTAGTTCAGATGCTGATCATTTACTTTCGGATTCAGGCAATATTACCACAGGAGATGTTTTCACTGGTGAATAGTGTTACTGTAGGTGCATCGGGAGCCGTTTTCGGTATTCTGCTTGCATTCGGTATGCTATTCCCAAATGCTCAGCTTTTTATTATCCCTTTTCCATTTCCCATAAAAGCCAAGTGGTTTGTTATCGGTTACGGCCTGCTGGAGCTATTCTTTGGTGTAGCCAACCGCAGTGGCGACAATGTTGCTCATTTTGCCCATCTGGGAGGAATGCTTTTCGGAATTTTCATGATATTATATTGGAGAAAAACGGACAAGAGACATGGCAGATTTTATTGA
- a CDS encoding HU family DNA-binding protein produces MNKSELISAIAEKSGLSKVDSKKALDATLETISEEVKAGGKVVLVGFGTFSVSERSARKGINPRTKKPIDIPAKKTAKFKAGSELSNL; encoded by the coding sequence ATGAACAAATCAGAACTAATTAGCGCTATCGCTGAAAAATCAGGCCTTAGCAAAGTGGATTCCAAGAAAGCATTGGATGCAACACTTGAAACAATTTCTGAAGAAGTAAAAGCAGGTGGAAAAGTTGTATTGGTTGGATTTGGTACATTCTCGGTTTCGGAAAGAAGCGCCAGAAAAGGTATCAATCCTCGTACGAAAAAACCAATCGACATTCCGGCAAAGAAGACAGCCAAATTTAAAGCGGGCTCAGAACTGTCAAATCTCTGA